gttatgttccTAAACAATAACTTTGTTCAGTTGAGATAAAATTCTTTACAAGTTATCTTCTTGTCTTGTGCTAACTGGCCATCAGCAAATAAGAACTGCAGTTACAAATTTCCTGTTCGGGTGTTGATTCAAATAACAATCTGTAATATGTCATAGTTTCGTTAAATAACATGGGCGACAAAAGGTACTCTTGCGTTAGTACCAGATTCATATTCATTGGAGAGAAGCTTCTGGGACctggatattttatttgtatcataGTCTCTGTATATACTCGTACCAAACATAGATTTTTAACAATTGagaaccgtttttgcaaaacttgctatctgccaaattttcaaaattgagattttggtggattagttaatataagacaggcctctacatgatgatAAAGGCTGCTTAGGAAAatcttattagttattatttccttcacagtaatgtgtcaaagtgtgatcgttttttcaaaacttgctttctgctatgtgagagctatagcaaaacttgcggttatttcagttttttgtgtttcctataaaatttagtttttacagttagcaagttttgcaaaacggtcctcaattagacTGTTGGTTATTCAGCTGTGTCCTAGAACTTTATATCTCGAACATTTCGGAACTTTGGGAAGCAACATTTTCAGAACagcaaaatggaaagaataattcaaagatccaaaactaattcctgacctacctcgaaaatctgccgtggtcatgtttagattgattactggtcatgattgcctcagtaaacacctccatcgtattggagtactgaattcacctaaatgcttactgtgcaccagagaagaggacatggagctggagcacctggctaattgtgaaactcttaggacatttgtggaccttccatcaaaatattgggaagtaagaaggatgatgacttcattgttaaatccagagcattagatacacacacacatttcggaactacatacagattCCATCAAGAGAGCAAATTTGTACGACTTGAAGAGTCATCTACTTTGTTGGTCCATTATGCTTGACTACTCGTACTATGACTGGgtagcattattttaatttccaaTGAGAACACAGGAAGGAAAAACAAAAGATACACAAGCACGCCTCCTTGTAGGAGAATTTGGAGCTGTGGTAAGTATATATGTCAGCTCCAAGCTATCTGACCACTTGTACCACTctgtttttctccattccattgaAAGAACTTAGAGAAATTTCGAAGGGAAAGCCAAAAATGGACGAAACCTAATAGGAACCAGAAAAGAAGAGATGTCGCTGAGTATTATCTGCAACATGGCTAAGAGCAGCAGGGCAGTATAGCCTAAGATGATAGAAGGGACGCAATGAGTGGTGTGAGGAAGACATTGCTATCCTCATTAGACGAGGGGACAGAGCCGCTGGACTAAGCAAGTGATATTGGCTTCAACTGATTTCATGTTAATACATTTAGATAACATACTCTTAAGAatatgagtttttaggctttcacggtgactgaGATTTCATACTCGTAAGAACTTAGTAgcaattaattatttcacttgAATAGGTGGAAAATGATAGAATTATAACGTCAAAGAATTCTTCCTTGCTTCCAATTACTTTCTTTGCCAAAAAGTAACGTTAGAATTCTGTAAATTCGTACAGAATTAAATATAAGAGACTTGAGCGAAAAGAGAATCTGGTACAACAATAATTTTGTTTGTATCATATATGGTGACTGCaaaaaacaatatcaagaaaagtTGTATTGTGTAAGCCTCAAGGTAGAAGGGACATCAGGCAACATAGGAAGTAAATGCAGAAGGGGGCTGGAACAGGCAATGCATCTGGGGTGTAGAAATTGGAGTATATGTTTACAGTACGGTAACTACAGTcacgctcaaacctcctgacgtttgtaGGTGTCTCCACTCATCGGCGACAGCCAATAGCGGCAATGCTGCATTGCAATATATGGGCATGCAGACGTGCCACATACTCGCCGCTTAGAaagtctcaaaatcaaataacaagtgtGCTCGGAAAATTTGTATGTTGTAGGGACTctgcatgtatatatgatgaatgttcaatgttttctgaacacacagaaacaaaaatcatatttctaccccagtggttccaattttatgggttaatacagtaaaactccAATAAGACGcagttcaagggaccgcgtgtaaaccgcATATTAACCAGGACTGCATATtagcgggtatactaattttgacttatatgcagtatgtattagcatttttctttaggtgaaatacatgattcatgaaaggtaatacagtattactccattatgttaTTACTACACtatacgtcaaagacatttacaatatgtactgtacttaattctttcgaaaaaagtcatttatagttgtttgtcgcgtgcgtgttctccaagttctcatgtttaccacacttcactttcctatgattacatcctcccgatgtcgcagctgcagtgattgagtcacGATTTTTTATTATCCTCCTTAATGTCGATgttgggattcctaatgaatcagagagttgtttctgattaagagtactatttccatcgtactttcgtaagatttccaatttttacgaCATAAAAAGCGCttcattgtaatcacactcactGACACTTCAATACTCTAAAAGACAACAAaatgaccagcaaaaatttcattcaatggccaaaatgtttcattgctgttacagtacattgctggaaattacatcgaaaatatttcacaaaaatagcgtattatacGCATCAAACAGggtagactattttttttttttatatttatttatttattgtcgctttaacttataacaaaagtcatatcgcgacacgaattaattttaacaatatataacatttagcaagtcgtaaaataaaaataaaaaaagaatattacacaattttatcaaacaatccaGTCAACTTGAAAAACTTTGACACTATTGCAGTGAGAAGGTTCACCAAGAGATCTTGCTATATTGTTGGGGATTTTTAGTTGTTGTCGTAACTGATTGTATTGAGGACAGTCCTGGATGATGTGTTTCACAGAAAGAGTTTCACTGCAAGTGTTACAAACTGGAGGAggtttcttctttaataaataaccatGTGTGAGCTTGGTATGTCCAATACGTAGTCGGTTGATGAGAACTTGATTCCTGCGTGATAGATGATTAGTTGGATATGATAATCTGAAAGCAGTTCTAATTTCCCAGAGTTTGCTAGTAGATGTTTGAAGCCAGTTGGAGTACCATAGAtcatttaactttgttttaagatGAGTGGCTATATCACTATTCCAAGTGGCTATGTCCATATCCTGTATAGGAAGACGAGTTGCTTCTTTTGCTGCCATATCAGCTTGTTCATTTCCATGCAAACCCTGGTGGGAAGGAATCCAGATTATGATAATTTGCTTTGATTGATTGTAGATTTCAGTGTAATAATGTTGAATTTCGTTGATCAGTGGAGATTTAGAGGATGAGTTGTGTAGGGCTTTTATGGCAGATTGAGAATCCATGAAGAGCAGATATCGATTGCTATCAGGATGTTTTAGTACATTCTCAAAGGCCTTTTTAATTGCATATAGTTCAGAAgagtaaactgtataaaatgttggTAATGTATGCAGCATGATGTGAGTAGGATAAACTATTGCACATGCAGTGCCGTCTTCAGTTTTGGAACCATCCGTATAAATATGAAGGTAATTTGGATATTTTCCACAGATTTCGTTGAACAGTAGttgataaatgtttttattcgtttGTTCTTTTGGATATTTGCATAATTCTGTATTTACATATGGTACTTTGATCCTCCAAGGTggtatatttgtttgtatttctctAGAAGATATCTGAgggatttctatatttatttaactcAGATATGTCTTTAATCTTGCAGAATATGGTACTGAATGTGTTACTTGTGGAAGAACTCTATGATTAAAGGCAGAGGAGAAAACATACATATACATTCTAGAATTTGGAAAGGCAGCTGTCTTGAGAGCATAGGTAATGCTTAGTTGTTTTCGTCGAATGTGTAATGGTGCTTCACCAGCTTCTATAAGTATACTGGTGGTGGGACTAGTTCTAAATGCTCCCAAAGCTATACGTAGAGCTGAAGTCTGTATGGTATCAAGCATTTTCAAAATAGTAGGTTTTGCTGAATTATATACTATAGCTCCATAATCCAGTTTGGCTCGAATAATGGACTTATAAGAACACATTAATACATGGCTGTCTGCTCCCCAATTGTTTGCAGACAGTACTTTCAGAATATTAATTCTGCGAAGACAATCATCTTTGAGGGCCTTGAGTTGAGGTAACCATGTTAGctttttatcaaatataattccTAAGAATTTTAATGTTGTTACAGTTGGAATTATTACGTCGTTCAAATGTAGATTAAGGGAAGGATGATCAGCTTTTTTCCttgaaaataatatacttttgcTTTTGCTTGCAGATAATTTAAAACCAGTTTGTTTTGACCATCTTAGGATTTTGTTAAGGCATATTTGTAGAATTTCTTGTGTTGTAGATACATTTTTACCTCTGCAGAAGATGATAAGGTCATCTGCGAAGAGGCAGGCTTTAATAGGAGAATTTATTACATAAGTTATATCATTAATGGCAATCAGAAAAAGCGTTACACTAATTACAGATCCTTGTGGTATTCCATTTTGTACAGGAGTTTCTTGTGATAATGCATTTGTCACCCTTACTTGTATCTTTCGATCTTGTAAGAAGTTGTATATGAAAGCTAACATATTTCCAGTAACATTATTTCGAAGGAGAAGATTAATTACATGTTCATGCCAAACCATATCATAGGCTTTATGTATATCAAGACTAACAGCAATAAGATGTTGTTTATTCAAGATTGCATCCAGAATTTCAGTCTCTAAAGTTATTAAACTGTCGTTTGTTGAGTGGTGTTCACGGAAACCATTTTGTTCTGGagtaaaaaatttagttttctctAGACACCATCTTAaacgtttattaattattttttctaatgGTTTACACATTGTACAAGTAGGGGCTATTGGTCTATAGTTGTCAGGTAAGCGATGATCTTTGTTCGGTTTAGGAATTGGGACTATTATAGCTTTTCTCCAATTGTCAGGAAATACTTGCGTTGTCCATATATGATTGAATATATTAAGGAGGTATGTTTTTCCATCCATAGGGAGTTGCTTTAAGAAGTCGTATGGTATATTATCAGGACCTGGGCTAGTGTTTTTCGAAATATCTATTACATCAATAAGTTCCTTGAAGGAGATTTTATCATTGTAACTGTCCATGGTATGACGAAATATGTTACTAAGATCTATTGCAGGAgaactatttttaaattttaagaaatctGCTTCATAATGAGAGTCATTGGATACATCAGAAAATGTTTCAACTAGAATATCGGCAATATCTTGAGGAGAGTCTACATAAGTTTCATCACCAGTTTTTAAGATCGATGCAATAGGAGATGATACTTTGTTGCCTCGTATTTTCTTCAAACGGTTCCAAATTAAATTTTGTGGTATTTGCTGTGACAGTGAAGATAAATATGACAACCAGGAAGCTCGCTTGCTCTCTTTGATGGTGCGTCTAGCTACAGCTCTAAGTTGTAGAAAGGTCaacttgttttctaaagttggtCTTCTTTTATACTTGTAAAAGGCTTTGTTTTTCTTCTTGATTGCCAACTTACAGTCTTCATTCCACCACGGTTTGCTTTTAGCAGAGAATATATTTCGTTTAGGAATACTTGTTTCAGCAGTTTTAAGAATAATTGTTGTAAATCTATCAATTACATCATTAATTGAAGTGTTGTTGAATTCGTGCGTTGGAATTAATTTAGAGATAGTATTTTGGAAATCAGATTTATACTTTACCCAATTACCTTTGCAAAGGCTCCATTTTTTAATTGGTATGTTACATTGTTTTGTAGCTTCTCTTTGTAGCAATATTGGAAAGTGATAGCTTCCAAGGGGAGTTTCATAGGCAGACCAATGATAGAGAAGTGCTATGTCAGGAGTACAGAGGCAAAGGTCAATATTGCTGAGAGTATTATGGATGACACAATAATGAGTTGGTCTTGTAGAGTTTAGTAGAACTAGATCTGTGTTGTCAGTCAAAGTTTCTATTATTCTGCCTCTCTGATTTGTATAAGAGCAACCCCATAAAGTACTGTGAGAGTTGAAATCACCCAGAAGAATAAAAGGTCTTGGTAACTGGCGAATCAGATCTTGTAATTCTTGCAAATTGAGAGTCTGACTATTGGGTAGGTATATGTTACATACACACAATGTTAATGGTAGAAGCAAAAGTACTTCTACTGCTTCAAGGTTGGTATTCAATTGGACTTTTTGGTGAGAAATTGTCTGTCGGATGTATGTAACAACTCCCCCACTTGCATGTATAGGATTAGGACGATTTTTATGGTGAGAAGAATATTGTTTAAGTTTTGCCACATATTCATGTCGAAAATTAGTTTCTTGTAGGCAAACTATATCTGGTTTATGTAAAGTAATTAGCTGCTGGAAATATTCATAATGAGACCAGAAGCCGTCTATGTTCCATTGAAGCAGGAATGTATCCATCAGAATCATAACAAAGAAGAGGTGGAGTTGTTTTCTCATGTGAGTGTATCATGTTCGGGAGCATTACTATGGCTTGTTAATTTAGTAAGGATTCTCgtagttttgtttttcatattctGAGATTTGAAATGCGGGTAGAGTTTACGAAGAGTATCAATCAGGCCTTCAATGTCATGTGTATGAGATTTGGCTACGTCGAGAATATCAGTTGTTCCTACAGCATTTTCATAGAAACTTTTAAGCTGTAGAAAGTTTAGGACGTAATCATTAGGTGATGATTCTACTATTGTCCTTATTGAAAGTAGAGATTCGTCAATACTTGGACTGTATAGAGTGTTAGCTTTCTTTTTAGGAGGTTTGGACTTTTCCTTCTGCGTGAGAATTGGGATAGTAGCATCTTCATTTGGAATGTTATTTAGGAGTTCTTCAGAGTCATCAGAAAACTGAATGGTAGAGTCACTAGACGTTACAGCTCTCttaacattcttttgtttgttgctatTTGGGCTTAGCCTATTAGGTAAGGGAGGAAATTCTTCTGTATTTAGAAACTCTAGTTCAGGTTGAGTGTGTGAATTAGTATTAATTTCAGGTAGTTCGGAGTCCTTTTTGGTACAAACTGATTCTTCTGGTAAGTTCAGTTGGTCAGCAGAAGAAAGAGAGTTAGTATTGTTTGAAGTAGCTACGGGATCTTTGATTACTACAGAGTCGGTTTCAAGCATATCGTCAAGTCCAGAGGAAATCATGTCAGAGGTTAAGGTTACCTGATCAGTACTTGGTATAAAAGAATCAGTTAGGGATTCGGTGTGGTTGGTTTTGCATTGTCTCGCCAGGTGACCTTCTTGTTTACATAAAAAACAGGTTGGAGTATCAGCAGAAATGTATATCCAATAGTTAATCCCATCATACGAGGTTAGCATACTTTCTGGAAGTTTTTCAAAATCATCAGGTTGGACATACATTTGACGTCGAAAACTGAGTATATGAGAGAATCCTGGGGTTGATATACCAGCCTTAATATATTCAATTGGAGACGTTGGTTTGACATCAAATTGTAGTAAACTTTCCTCAATTAAACTATGTGGAATTACAGGACACACGTTGGATAGGATTACTCTCTTATATTTAGTGAGAAAAGGTCTAAGTTGTAATGATTCATTATTGATCATGATTCGTTGATATTTTGTTGTAAGTTCTTCCACAATTTTATTACTTGCTAAATATATACAGATTCGGCCATTCGATATTCTGGATATGAATCGAATATTGGAAGGATCAGTAAGTTTGCCGACAGCTAAAACATAATCTTTAATTGTTATATTATCACTAGATTCAATAATAATAGCTTGGTCTCTACTAGGGGTTGATTGAAGTACCTTAGAATAAGTTACTTGATTCGAAGGAGTGTCTTTTGGATTCATAATCTTTGAATTAGGATGAAAATTATTTGTTGCGGAATCTTTGTTACTTAAACTCTTGTTCTGATGTATTGAATTGTCATTTAGTTGAATAGAAACATCTTTACCGCTGAATTTCTTTGGTTGACATTGTTGGCTGCTAATAGCAGCCATCTCGTAATTTTAACCTACAAATTGTAGGCTGGGCTATTTATTATTCAGCTATATAAAATTTAACTTTCAAGACTCACCAAATCTATATGTCACTTAAAGAGAAGAAAAACTGAAGATTATTTCAACACTGCTTTGATGACTTACACTTAACTTagaattgtgataataataaagattaaCTCGGAGAACACTCAGAACCTGGAGCTATCTTCACCATGGCCCACTCTATCCTGCTAGactattttataaaggcgttataatATGAAATGTGCAGTCATATAGTAACCGCTATTTTTGCAAGAATATGCTttgacagcatggacataatgctatttagggccatgtcaattcatttgtacagaaaattactatttcaaattaagcctatcattcaatttattttatcacactgcgcctttgtgttattcgacaactttattaaccctaataaaacTAAAACTATTACAAAGACTGATATAAACTCAGCGAGTATGATTATTTACGTCTGattcaactaatttttctatattttgtgacttaatttcattcgatgcaatctGATGATATTTATTAAACCTTCTGCATCTCTCTAACAAACCAATCTCAGGTAAAGGggcgcgctccacagttttaaaactagTGTCGTTGAGAGACAGAGACGAGTGTAGTTGTGACAACGTCGcgctcgcgaaacgtcaggaggtttgagcgcgactgtaggtATAGTATTGCATGCATATGAACTGCAGAAGGCGTCACCCACTAGTATGCCAAACGGCTTCAGCCCAAGCTTAATACCTCTTTCCGGCTATGGTTGCGGGGACCACGACTGAAGCCCGCATCCATGGAGCGCGTTTTGAGATCCTGgtgtggtggtggaggtggtggtggaggCTCTGGTAGGCAAGGCCGGAATCTTGAGCCACAGGGATCGCTACCCGACGGCTCCAGGCTGCGATAGAACGGTTCGGGGCTGGGGTGAAGTATCTCGGAGTACTCGTCGTCGCGCTCCTCGACTGGAGAGGGCGGCAGTGGCGGGAACTCCTCGATGGGCGGTGGCGTCTCAGGCGTGCGTCGCAGCTGCTCGATGAGGCGTGCCTCTTCGTCCGTCTCCTCCTCGTCCAGCTTGGCGAGCCGCTGGCCTCCACTGCCTGAGTCCTCACCACCGGCCAGGCTGGGCAGTGACACCACACGCACCAGTGCGGGAGGTGCTGGAGGGCTGAAGTCGGGGGGCGCCTCATCGAGCCCCTCAAGCAGTCCCTCACGCAGCAGAGATTTAATATTGTCGAAAGTGGAGCTGCAGCGCTTGAGGTCTCCACTTCGAGGTTGCTCTGGCACTGCTCGACGCTCCTTTCGGCGACCCTTACGGATGACATAGGTTCCTCCGGGAGTTATATCACGACTATCGAGGTCTGCAGGCGGGCACAGCGTGTCCTCCGGTTCGTTTGAGTCATAGTACGAATCACTGAAGGGGGATGGCGCCTCGTCCTCAGTGCTGGCAGGTCTGGGGATCGAGCCTGTGCCTGCAACAAAACCCATACGTTTCTGATAAGCTGTCTTTCTCGGGAGAAGTACAATCCTGACCAGATCAACTGACTTCTCTCTAAAGTAACCTTGATTAGATCACCTGAATTTCGGTGTACACAGTAGTTGCGGATAAGCATTCTGAGAGCAGTTAGTCATTCTTATTACACTATTATTTTCATCACAAAATATTCTCATAAATGAACGTTTTCTGTTATgtagaataatattcaaataattatataCTACCTTAAAAGAAGTCTTTCAATTGAATTATGAGTAATAAGGTCAAATGTTAAGACGATATTCAACATGATTATGGAAATGCGAATGGTGCCACCCACTTACTAGAGTGATCCCCCGATCGCCGACGTCGGCGTCCCACCACCTTTGTGCTGCCCGGCGTCAAAAGAGGGTCGGCGTCGTCCAAGGGCACCTCCCAAGCGATGCTGCTGCGTTTCGAAGCAGGCGGTGGCGGCAGCAGCTCCTCCAGAGAGTCCTCGGAGAAGTTGGCGTCGTCCGTGAGCTCGTCGAGGCAAGGCTCCTCCCCCGAACCTCGACGCCGCACCTCGCGGTGGCGCTCGACGGCCCCCGGCACCGTGCGGGGCGGTAGCGGCAGCCAGTAGGGCAGGCTGCCGAAGCGCTGCGCCGACTCCCAGGCGTGGGGCCTCTGGTGTCTCGACTTGGGCTGTAACAGAGGGTCGCGTGTCAGAGGGGAGCGGTCGCGTGCTGCGAGCAGGGGGGGGGGTGCCTGGCGGGTGACTCACCAGAGTGGTCTGAGTGGCCGTAGTGACCCTGCTGCCAAGCTGGTCCTCCAGGGCCATGGCGCTCAGGAAGGCCCTGCCTCGACGCGAGCCGCTCCTTTTGGCCGAATTGCCGGGCGACACTCTTGGAAGCAGCGTGGAGATGATGCGTTCTGCCTCCTCCGGCGGCGGCGGGAAGTCGGGGGCTGCGACTGGAGGCGGAGGATCGGGCGGGGGGTCCGGCGTGGGGGGCAGGTCGCCTCCTTCGTCGGGCACGGGTCGGAAACTGAGCACGAACTTGGCGCGACGCCCGTTCATGCTCATGTAACCGTCGTCCTCGGACTGGTGGCCCCCCAGCGAGGGGCTCTCGTCCTCCGGGGTACTGCTGGACACGTGACCCGGTGCCGGCTGGGGCACGGGGGCCCGCGCGCCGCCCTCGCCCCCCGCGTTGCCGTTTTCCAGGTCGTCGAACTCGGACAGCACGCGGTCCAGCAGCTCCAGCGACCGCTGAACCTCGTCGCCCCTGCAACACACAACGTTTCAAATGGACATTATCCTTCAGTGGGAGGCATGACTCCGTtactttattaacttttttttagttGGAAGTTCA
The sequence above is a segment of the Periplaneta americana isolate PAMFEO1 chromosome 3, P.americana_PAMFEO1_priV1, whole genome shotgun sequence genome. Coding sequences within it:
- the LOC138696314 gene encoding ras-associated and pleckstrin homology domains-containing protein 1, whose product is MAARWRGRNPAEGDEVQRSLELLDRVLSEFDDLENGNAGGEGGARAPVPQPAPGHVSSSTPEDESPSLGGHQSEDDGYMSMNGRRAKFVLSFRPVPDEGGDLPPTPDPPPDPPPPVAAPDFPPPPEEAERIISTLLPRVSPGNSAKRSGSRRGRAFLSAMALEDQLGSRVTTATQTTLPKSRHQRPHAWESAQRFGSLPYWLPLPPRTVPGAVERHREVRRRGSGEEPCLDELTDDANFSEDSLEELLPPPPASKRSSIAWEVPLDDADPLLTPGSTKVVGRRRRRSGDHSSTGSIPRPASTEDEAPSPFSDSYYDSNEPEDTLCPPADLDSRDITPGGTYVIRKGRRKERRAVPEQPRSGDLKRCSSTFDNIKSLLREGLLEGLDEAPPDFSPPAPPALVRVVSLPSLAGGEDSGSGGQRLAKLDEEETDEEARLIEQLRRTPETPPPIEEFPPLPPSPVEERDDEYSEILHPSPEPFYRSLEPSGSDPCGSRFRPCLPEPPPPPPPPHQDLKTRSMDAGFSRGPRNHSRKEVPAERRTLPSELPGPLRRRTFQKRGAQSPREEALQTSCSLPETPIFARGCDIPRTPHRRAPEIPSMARTAPRPGGLASGGYSRRVGTGVALGSGGLSQALAGAELLRLAGGPGRGWYPRHRQQPRPASIEHLDRLAPGHSAPGPWESARDARKPLTLPPNLSPKFFHRSPREALRRVTSLLIRKGSSPKEPKKDALSPTRGGSAGGAGAGTAGEVSRQKRGFFKNFWKRSRHYSLEQQ